In one Kitasatospora cineracea genomic region, the following are encoded:
- a CDS encoding WXG100 family type VII secretion target, producing MAERTQFDSYALIPLKNMVSGSNPGRIKEVGQHWQNVHEELTQAAADLQAAIEHATANWTGAASQGFATKGGQIQQGMVNTAAHAQNTSVAMNYAATALEQTKSTMSQIKVPGFMDRVGKTLSDGFASSDEGFKRDLASGMNRIDAVNKNAHDLSATEVAHQYAIGVMEHLGPQYTQAASYMGGNEQIGISEPVTKFPPDPPTTVVPPGHTPPSLPNPKYPSGVPPQEPQQPPTTGLPGGPHPTQPVHPVQPVVPPGGTLLPGGTLPPFTPPTFTPTPLPPSTGILGVDPPPVVGTPPGTGGGLPGGVGTLPSGGGGGVGGSGGGGYVPGVGGGGYLPGGGGLGGGGRVSGGGGLSGAGGAGGGRVSGGSGAGGAGRGAGAGAGTAGAGGSGAGGARGAAGAGGMGGMHGGGAGGARGGAAGGKGGSGLVRKAGGTVGGAKAGGAGGRAFTEGGSGIGKGRAGQAGAAGMHGGSGSGGSKKKNQGHRPDYLVEDEDTWRGGEANPGVIE from the coding sequence ATGGCCGAGAGGACGCAGTTCGACAGCTACGCCCTGATCCCGCTCAAGAACATGGTGTCCGGCTCGAATCCCGGGCGGATCAAGGAAGTCGGTCAGCACTGGCAGAACGTCCACGAGGAGCTGACGCAGGCCGCCGCGGACCTGCAGGCGGCGATCGAGCACGCCACCGCGAACTGGACCGGCGCGGCCTCGCAGGGCTTCGCCACCAAGGGCGGGCAGATCCAGCAGGGCATGGTCAACACCGCCGCGCACGCGCAGAACACGTCCGTGGCGATGAACTACGCGGCGACCGCGCTCGAGCAGACCAAGTCGACCATGTCGCAGATCAAGGTCCCGGGCTTCATGGACCGGGTCGGCAAGACCTTGAGCGACGGCTTCGCCAGCTCGGACGAGGGGTTCAAGCGTGACCTCGCGTCGGGCATGAACCGGATCGACGCGGTCAACAAGAACGCGCACGACCTGTCCGCCACCGAGGTCGCACACCAGTACGCGATCGGTGTGATGGAGCACCTGGGCCCGCAGTACACCCAGGCCGCGTCGTACATGGGCGGCAACGAGCAGATCGGTATCTCGGAACCGGTGACGAAGTTCCCGCCGGACCCGCCCACCACGGTTGTGCCGCCCGGCCACACGCCGCCGAGCCTGCCCAACCCGAAGTACCCGAGCGGGGTGCCGCCGCAGGAGCCGCAGCAGCCCCCGACGACGGGGCTGCCCGGGGGGCCGCATCCGACGCAGCCGGTGCATCCGGTGCAGCCGGTGGTTCCGCCGGGGGGGACGTTGCTTCCTGGGGGGACGTTGCCGCCGTTCACTCCGCCGACGTTCACGCCTACGCCGTTGCCGCCTTCGACCGGGATCCTGGGGGTCGACCCGCCGCCTGTGGTGGGGACGCCGCCGGGGACCGGTGGTGGGCTGCCCGGTGGGGTGGGGACGCTGCCGAGTGGTGGTGGCGGTGGTGTCGGCGGGTCCGGTGGCGGTGGTTACGTGCCGGGTGTCGGCGGTGGCGGTTACCTGCCCGGTGGCGGTGGTCTCGGCGGTGGCGGCCGGGTGTCCGGCGGCGGCGGGCTGTCGGGTGCCGGCGGGGCCGGTGGCGGCCGGGTGTCCGGTGGCTCGGGTGCCGGAGGTGCCGGCCGCGGTGCCGGGGCCGGTGCCGGCACCGCGGGGGCCGGTGGCTCGGGTGCCGGTGGTGCCCGCGGGGCTGCGGGTGCCGGCGGGATGGGCGGCATGCACGGCGGTGGCGCCGGTGGTGCGCGGGGTGGTGCTGCCGGTGGCAAGGGCGGCAGCGGCCTGGTGCGCAAGGCCGGTGGCACGGTCGGTGGTGCGAAGGCCGGCGGTGCCGGTGGACGGGCGTTCACCGAGGGCGGTTCGGGCATCGGGAAGGGGCGCGCCGGGCAGGCGGGCGCGGCCGGGATGCACGGCGGCTCGGGCAGCGGCGGCAGCAAGAAGAAGAACCAGGGGCACCGTCCCGACTACCTGGTCGAGGACGAGGACACCTGGCGCGGTGGCGAGGCCAACCCCGGCGTCATCGAGTAG
- a CDS encoding DUF427 domain-containing protein, with amino-acid sequence MDAWYEEDEQVFTHARSPYTRIDILASSRTVRVELDGTLLALSRSPRLLFETGLPTRCYLAPTDLVLPLFEPGTRTTHCPYKGAADHLSVRLGDTLHPNIAWTYPTPFAESQKIAGLVAFYDDRVTLHLD; translated from the coding sequence ATGGACGCCTGGTACGAGGAGGACGAGCAGGTCTTCACCCACGCCCGCTCCCCGTACACCCGGATCGACATCCTGGCCTCCTCCCGCACCGTCCGGGTCGAACTCGACGGCACCCTGCTGGCGCTCTCCCGCTCCCCGCGCCTGCTCTTCGAGACCGGCCTGCCCACCCGGTGCTACCTCGCCCCCACCGACCTGGTCCTCCCCCTCTTCGAACCGGGCACCCGCACCACCCACTGCCCCTACAAGGGCGCCGCCGACCACCTCTCCGTCCGCCTCGGCGACACCCTCCACCCGAACATCGCCTGGACGTACCCCACCCCGTTCGCCGAGTCCCAGAAGATCGCCGGCCTGGTCGCCTTCTACGACGACCGGGTCACCCTCCACCTCGACTGA
- a CDS encoding DMT family transporter, translating into MAWVVLIVAGVLETVWAVALEASKGFSRLVPSVVFAVALALSMGGLAYAMRSIPLGTGYAVWVGIGAVGTAVYGMVAMGDAVSAARITCLVLILSGVVGLKALH; encoded by the coding sequence ATGGCTTGGGTGGTTCTGATCGTGGCCGGAGTGCTGGAGACCGTGTGGGCGGTGGCACTCGAGGCGTCCAAGGGGTTCTCGCGGCTGGTGCCGAGCGTGGTGTTCGCGGTCGCGCTGGCGCTGTCGATGGGCGGGCTGGCGTACGCGATGCGGTCGATCCCGCTGGGGACGGGGTACGCGGTGTGGGTCGGCATCGGCGCGGTGGGCACCGCGGTGTACGGGATGGTGGCGATGGGGGACGCGGTGAGCGCGGCCCGGATCACCTGCCTGGTGCTGATCCTGTCCGGGGTCGTCGGACTCAAGGCGCTGCACTGA
- a CDS encoding MFS transporter → MTSTSQAETAAPPHPLLPGDDGTGGVLSGPWRALTLGIVSVVLLLAFEATAVNTAMPTAAQQLDGIGLYAFAFSGYFTTTLLAMVVSGQWCDRRGPVAPLFSGIAVFAAGLVTAGTAVNMWMFVAGRAVQGLGGGLVIVALYVVVGRAFPERLRPSVFAAFSAAWVLPSILGPVISGAVTQHLGWRWVFLAVPVLVLLPLAVMGPALRRSERSQPPVRAGRYDWRRTRDAAMVAVGAALLQYAGQRLDVWAPLPAVAGLALMGPAVLRLLPRGTLRAARGLPTVMLLRGVAAGAFFASELFIPLMMQTQRGLSVTMAGLTLAPGGLSWAFGSWLQGRPGADRHRAALIRAGFVATAVAVGGAALVLFPAVPVWVTAVFWAVGGAGMGLAIASISVLMMKLSKPEETGGNSAALQLSDALGNVLLTGLAGVLFAALGGGAVGAAADGGELPAGAFAAVFLTMPVVALVGAVLSGRATAKAAA, encoded by the coding sequence GTGACCAGCACCTCCCAGGCCGAAACGGCAGCGCCCCCGCATCCCCTCCTCCCCGGCGACGACGGCACCGGCGGAGTGCTCAGCGGCCCCTGGCGGGCGCTGACCCTCGGCATCGTGTCGGTGGTGCTGCTGCTGGCCTTCGAGGCGACGGCGGTGAACACCGCGATGCCGACGGCCGCCCAGCAGCTCGACGGCATCGGCCTGTACGCCTTCGCGTTCTCCGGGTACTTCACCACCACCCTGCTGGCGATGGTGGTCTCCGGGCAGTGGTGCGACCGCCGCGGCCCGGTCGCCCCGCTGTTCAGCGGCATCGCGGTGTTCGCCGCCGGGCTGGTGACGGCCGGTACGGCGGTGAACATGTGGATGTTCGTCGCGGGCCGGGCGGTCCAGGGCCTGGGCGGCGGGCTGGTGATCGTCGCGCTGTACGTGGTGGTCGGCCGGGCGTTCCCGGAGCGGCTGCGGCCGTCGGTGTTCGCGGCGTTCTCGGCGGCCTGGGTGCTGCCCTCGATCCTCGGCCCGGTGATCTCCGGCGCGGTCACCCAGCACCTCGGCTGGCGCTGGGTGTTCCTCGCGGTGCCGGTGCTGGTGCTGCTGCCGCTCGCGGTGATGGGCCCGGCGCTGCGCCGTTCGGAGAGGTCCCAGCCGCCGGTGCGGGCGGGCCGGTACGACTGGCGGCGCACCCGGGACGCGGCGATGGTCGCGGTCGGTGCGGCGCTGCTGCAGTACGCGGGCCAGCGGCTGGACGTCTGGGCGCCGCTGCCGGCCGTGGCCGGGCTCGCGCTGATGGGCCCGGCGGTGCTGCGGCTGCTGCCGCGCGGCACGCTGCGGGCGGCGCGCGGGCTGCCGACGGTGATGCTGCTGCGCGGGGTCGCGGCGGGCGCGTTCTTCGCGTCGGAGCTGTTCATCCCGCTGATGATGCAGACCCAGCGCGGGCTGTCGGTGACGATGGCGGGCCTGACGCTGGCGCCGGGCGGGCTGTCCTGGGCGTTCGGGTCCTGGCTGCAGGGGCGGCCGGGCGCGGACCGGCACCGGGCGGCGCTGATCCGGGCCGGTTTCGTGGCGACGGCGGTGGCGGTCGGCGGGGCGGCGCTGGTGCTGTTCCCGGCGGTGCCGGTGTGGGTGACGGCGGTGTTCTGGGCGGTCGGCGGTGCCGGGATGGGCCTGGCGATCGCCAGCATCAGCGTGCTGATGATGAAGCTGTCCAAGCCGGAGGAGACCGGCGGCAACTCGGCGGCCCTGCAGCTCAGCGACGCGCTGGGCAACGTCCTGCTGACCGGCCTGGCGGGCGTCCTGTTCGCGGCCCTGGGCGGTGGCGCGGTGGGCGCGGCGGCGGACGGCGGGGAGCTGCCGGCGGGGGCGTTCGCCGCGGTGTTCCTGACCATGCCGGTGGTCGCGCTGGTGGGTGCGGTCCTGTCGGGGCGGGCGACGGCGAAGGCCGCGGCCTGA
- a CDS encoding phosphatidylglycerol lysyltransferase domain-containing protein gives MWQPLIDAYRDRIVDTGREPLFLLLLGLVLSFLFIRLSTRMIRARVRWWPGNVAPGGLHIHHVVFGQTLLLVCGVAAFAVRGDGGDWWNLLGFGFGVGAGLVLDEFALVLHLKDVYWSTQGRTSVDAVMLAAATIGLLLVGELPLGGFARHPDGPTLAGAAVLLALVVVSLLKGKTWTGLLGIMLWPLALVGAVRLARPASPWARWRYRSRPRRLARAERREDRIHRRLVAVKTAAYDLVAGTPDADPEAVAAPAPAPVEAPAEAPAERPAEPVPGRPPARWRLRCAAAARWYLRIATLLNLLGALVAPFRAQVERADRGEYFTPVLVTSGFTTALLTGLLAVMLRRRKRAAWIAALAVTAAHAAVYALALAFPEYRAHPFNWVSAALTLALLLALLAARPVFRVRGGRGNLPLAAAVLLLGGALLTALGAVAVRLAHTDGVPGWGEAARYAVLRLVTVSGLLQVTDVDVPGWVDLGLNLLATALLLLTLRILLRSAHGAEGQGPEDERALRALLERHGGRDSLGYFALRRDKSVCFSPSGKAAVAYRVVNGVALASGDPVGDPEAWPQAIEEWLRRARAHAWIPAVTGAGERGGTVYVRTAGLRALHLGDEAVVAAAGFTLEGREMRGLRQTCRRLARAGYTVVVRRHRDVPAEEFADLVRLADAWRHGRTERGFSMALGRLGDPADGDCLLAECRDGAGRTAALLSFVPWGADGLSLDLMRRDRESDNGLVEYTVAELLLRAGEFGTARVSLNFAMFREAFEPRLGAGPVLRLWRGVLRFLSRWWQLESLYRANARYRPVWEPRYVLYEKPSELPAIGLATALAEGFLTRPRLRRGRRRADGASPGQNPPGARAPAPG, from the coding sequence ATGTGGCAGCCGCTGATCGACGCCTACCGCGACCGGATCGTCGACACCGGACGGGAGCCGCTGTTCCTGCTGCTGCTCGGCCTGGTGCTGTCGTTCCTGTTCATCCGGCTCAGCACCCGGATGATCCGGGCCCGGGTCCGCTGGTGGCCGGGCAACGTGGCCCCGGGCGGGCTGCACATCCACCACGTGGTGTTCGGCCAGACCCTGCTGCTGGTCTGCGGGGTCGCCGCGTTCGCGGTGCGCGGCGACGGCGGCGACTGGTGGAACCTGCTGGGCTTCGGGTTCGGCGTCGGCGCGGGCCTGGTGCTGGACGAGTTCGCGCTGGTGCTGCACCTCAAGGACGTCTACTGGTCCACCCAGGGCCGCACCTCGGTGGACGCCGTGATGCTGGCCGCCGCGACGATCGGGCTGCTGCTGGTCGGCGAACTCCCGCTCGGCGGCTTCGCCCGGCACCCCGACGGGCCGACCCTGGCCGGGGCGGCCGTGCTGCTGGCGCTGGTCGTGGTCAGCCTGCTCAAGGGCAAGACCTGGACCGGGCTGCTGGGCATCATGCTCTGGCCGCTGGCCCTGGTCGGCGCCGTCCGCCTCGCCCGCCCCGCCAGCCCGTGGGCCCGCTGGCGCTACCGCTCCCGCCCCCGCCGGCTGGCCCGCGCCGAGCGCCGCGAGGACCGGATCCACCGCCGCCTGGTCGCCGTCAAGACCGCCGCGTACGACCTGGTGGCCGGCACCCCCGACGCCGACCCGGAGGCCGTCGCGGCCCCCGCGCCCGCACCGGTCGAGGCACCCGCCGAGGCACCCGCCGAGAGACCCGCCGAGCCGGTGCCCGGGCGGCCGCCCGCGCGCTGGCGGCTGCGCTGCGCCGCGGCGGCCCGCTGGTACCTGCGGATCGCCACCCTGCTGAATCTGCTCGGCGCGCTGGTCGCCCCGTTCCGGGCCCAGGTCGAACGGGCCGACCGGGGCGAGTACTTCACCCCCGTGCTGGTCACCTCCGGCTTCACCACCGCGCTGCTGACCGGGCTGCTCGCGGTGATGCTGCGCCGCCGCAAGCGGGCCGCCTGGATCGCCGCGCTGGCCGTCACCGCCGCGCACGCCGCCGTCTACGCCCTGGCGCTGGCCTTCCCCGAGTACCGCGCCCACCCGTTCAACTGGGTCTCCGCCGCCCTCACCCTGGCGCTGCTGCTGGCCCTGCTGGCCGCCCGCCCGGTGTTCCGGGTCCGCGGCGGGCGGGGCAACCTGCCGCTGGCCGCCGCCGTGCTGCTGCTCGGCGGCGCGCTGCTGACCGCCCTGGGCGCCGTCGCCGTCCGGCTCGCGCACACCGACGGGGTGCCCGGCTGGGGCGAGGCCGCCCGGTACGCGGTGCTGCGGCTGGTCACCGTCTCCGGCCTGCTCCAGGTCACCGACGTGGACGTGCCGGGCTGGGTCGACCTCGGCCTCAACCTGCTGGCCACCGCCCTGCTGCTGCTCACCCTGCGGATCCTGCTGCGCTCCGCGCACGGCGCCGAGGGGCAGGGCCCCGAGGACGAACGGGCGCTGCGCGCCCTGCTGGAGCGGCACGGCGGACGCGACTCGCTCGGCTACTTCGCGCTGCGCCGCGACAAGTCGGTGTGCTTCTCGCCCAGCGGCAAGGCCGCCGTCGCCTACCGGGTGGTCAACGGGGTGGCGCTGGCCTCCGGTGACCCGGTCGGCGACCCGGAGGCCTGGCCGCAGGCGATCGAGGAGTGGCTGCGCCGGGCCCGCGCGCACGCCTGGATCCCCGCCGTCACCGGCGCCGGCGAGCGCGGCGGCACCGTCTACGTCCGGACCGCCGGGCTGCGCGCCCTGCACCTGGGCGACGAGGCGGTGGTCGCCGCGGCCGGCTTCACCCTGGAGGGCCGGGAGATGCGCGGCCTGCGGCAGACCTGCCGCCGGCTGGCCCGGGCCGGGTACACGGTGGTGGTCCGCCGCCACCGGGACGTCCCCGCCGAGGAGTTCGCCGACCTGGTCCGGCTCGCCGACGCCTGGCGGCACGGCCGCACCGAACGCGGCTTCTCGATGGCGCTGGGCCGGCTCGGCGACCCCGCGGACGGCGACTGCCTGCTCGCCGAGTGCCGCGACGGGGCCGGGCGGACGGCCGCGCTGCTCTCCTTCGTCCCCTGGGGCGCGGACGGCCTCTCGCTCGACCTGATGCGCCGCGACCGGGAGTCCGACAACGGCCTGGTCGAGTACACCGTCGCCGAACTGCTGCTCCGCGCCGGGGAGTTCGGGACGGCCCGGGTGTCGCTGAACTTCGCCATGTTCCGCGAGGCGTTCGAGCCGCGGCTGGGCGCGGGCCCGGTGCTGAGGCTGTGGCGCGGGGTGCTGCGGTTCCTGTCCCGCTGGTGGCAGCTGGAGTCGCTGTACCGGGCGAACGCCCGCTACCGGCCGGTCTGGGAGCCGCGCTACGTGCTGTACGAGAAGCCCTCCGAGCTGCCCGCGATCGGCCTGGCCACCGCGCTGGCCGAGGGCTTCCTGACCAGGCCCCGGCTGCGGCGCGGCCGCCGCCGCGCTGACGGCGCGTCACCCGGACAGAACCCACCGGGTGCCCGGGCCCCGGCACCCGGGTGA
- a CDS encoding class F sortase: MGERTWTGAVAAAGAVVAGAWLLNGGLTGTLPPAPAAAQAYDGTPVGPAVPALPPSPPVRVRIPVLGVDAPVSRLALDGEGRLQPPPEEDRNLAGWYRYGAAPGSSGAAVLAGHVDNAHGPAVFYRLGSLRKGDQLEVARADGAAAWFQVDGVEVYPKSEFPDRKVYAATPDAQLRLITCGGGFTREGGYDGNVVVYAHLVRTQRA; the protein is encoded by the coding sequence GTGGGCGAGCGGACGTGGACCGGGGCGGTGGCGGCCGCAGGAGCCGTCGTCGCGGGCGCCTGGCTGCTGAACGGCGGCCTGACCGGCACCCTGCCGCCGGCGCCGGCCGCCGCGCAGGCGTACGACGGCACCCCGGTCGGCCCGGCCGTCCCCGCACTGCCGCCCTCGCCGCCGGTGCGGGTGCGGATCCCGGTGCTCGGGGTGGACGCGCCGGTGTCCCGGCTCGCCCTGGACGGCGAGGGCCGGCTGCAGCCGCCGCCGGAGGAGGACCGCAACCTGGCCGGCTGGTACCGGTACGGCGCCGCACCCGGCTCCAGCGGGGCGGCGGTGCTGGCCGGGCACGTCGACAACGCGCACGGCCCGGCGGTGTTCTACCGGCTGGGCTCGCTGCGCAAGGGCGACCAGCTGGAGGTCGCCCGGGCGGACGGGGCGGCCGCCTGGTTCCAGGTCGACGGGGTGGAGGTCTACCCGAAGAGCGAGTTCCCCGACCGCAAGGTGTACGCGGCCACCCCCGACGCCCAGCTGCGGCTGATCACCTGCGGCGGCGGCTTCACCCGGGAGGGCGGCTACGACGGGAACGTGGTGGTCTACGCCCACCTGGTCCGCACCCAGCGGGCCTGA
- a CDS encoding SsgA family sporulation/cell division regulator, which translates to MSATPAPVEQTTHARLIVSTHRSALLRVTLHYRADDPLAVRMVFPAEYALEPDPLDDPAVPCADLPAEPSPGPADGVEWVFARQLLAAGLDLPSGEGDVHVRPAPGTRTVVELRSPEGVALLQFDRADLRRFLWHSYLAVPEGRELSHLDCDRALAELLA; encoded by the coding sequence GTGTCCGCAACGCCCGCGCCGGTCGAGCAGACCACGCACGCCCGGCTGATCGTCAGCACCCACCGCTCCGCGCTGCTGCGGGTGACCCTGCACTACCGGGCCGACGACCCGCTGGCGGTCCGGATGGTCTTCCCCGCCGAGTACGCCCTGGAGCCCGACCCGCTGGACGACCCGGCCGTCCCGTGCGCCGACCTGCCCGCCGAGCCGTCCCCCGGGCCGGCCGACGGGGTCGAGTGGGTGTTCGCCCGTCAGCTGCTGGCCGCCGGGCTGGACCTGCCCAGCGGCGAGGGCGACGTCCACGTCCGCCCCGCGCCCGGCACCCGCACCGTGGTCGAGCTGCGCTCCCCCGAGGGCGTCGCACTGCTCCAGTTCGACCGGGCCGACCTGCGCCGCTTCCTGTGGCACAGCTACCTGGCGGTGCCGGAGGGCCGGGAGCTGAGCCACCTGGACTGCGACCGGGCGCTCGCCGAGCTGCTGGCCTGA